Proteins encoded by one window of Arachis ipaensis cultivar K30076 chromosome B04, Araip1.1, whole genome shotgun sequence:
- the LOC107639247 gene encoding glucan endo-1,3-beta-glucosidase — MLLPLLLHLLLLPFFFFTPSYSTTTATIGVNYGTVADNLPPPTTVATFLRSQTTINRIKIFDTNPDILRAFAGTGISITVTVGNGDIPNLSKLPAAQSWVSTNILPFHPKTAINRIAVGNEILATSDKDLIAHTVPAMKALHQALTLANITTVQVSTPHSLGILTSSEPPSSGQFRPGYDKAIFAPMLDFLRQTKSPFLVNPYPFFGIDPNRPDSLNWALFKPNGGVLDSVTGLNYTNMFDAQMDAVFSAMKKLGYDDVELVVAETGWPSAGDPGQPGVGLDNAASYNGNLIRHVNSGQGTPLMPNRTFETFVFSLFNENLKPTISEQNYGLFKPDLKPVYDVGLLTHQEAMGPTVAQGPSSSGSGVGGGSSSKKWCVPKTNASEKQLQANIDFACSSGIDCGPIKDGGPCFKPNTVRSHAAYAMNAYFQASGRHAFDCDFGNTGVIAYIG, encoded by the exons ATGCTACTACCACTACTGTTACACCTTCTACTactccccttcttcttcttcactcccTCTTACTccaccaccaccgccaccatCGGCGTCAACTACGGTACCGTCGCCGACAACCTCCCTCCCCCCACCACCGTAGCCACCTTCCTCAGATCCCAAACCACAATCAACCGCATCAAAATCTTCGACACCAACCCGGACATCCTCCGCGCCTTCGCCGGCACCGGAATCTCCATAACCGTCACAGTCGGAAATGGCGACATCCCCAACCTCTCGAAGCTCCCAGCAGCACAGTCATGGGTCTCAACCAACATCCTCCCCTTCCACCCAAAAACCGCCATCAACCGCATCGCCGTCGGCAACGAAATCCTCGCCACCTCCGACAAGGACCTCATCGCACACACCGTTCCTGCCATGAAAGCCCTCCACCAAGCATTAACCCTCGCAAACATCACAACCGTCCAAGTCTCCACACCACACTCCCTCGGAATCTTAACCTCATCGGAGCCTCCCAGTTCGGGTCAGTTCCGACCCGGTTACGACAAAGCAATCTTCGCGCCAATGCTCGACTTCCTCCGCCAGACGAAATCACCATTCCTTGTCAACCCATACCCGTTCTTCGGAATCGACCCGAACCGACCAGATAGCCTGAACTGGGCTCTGTTCAAACCAAACGGTGGCGTTTTGGATTCCGTAACCGGTTTGAACTACACGAACATGTTTGACGCTCAGATGGACGCGGTTTTCTCTGCGATGAAGAAGTTGGGATATGATGACGTGGAGCTTGTCGTGGCGGAAACGGGTTGGCCCTCAGCGGGTGATCCGGGTCAACCCGGTGTTGGTTTAGACAATGCGGCGTCGTATAATGGGAATCTCATTAGGCATGTTAATTCTGGCCAGGGTACTCCTCTTATGCCTAATAGGACATTCGAGACTTTTGTATTCTCTTTGTTCAATGAAAACCTTAAGCCTACAATTTCGGAGCAGAATTACGGGTTGTTTAAACCGGATTTAAAACCCGTTTATGACGTTGGCCTTTTGACCCACCAAGAG GCAATGGGACCCACAGTGGCACAAGGACCTTCATCATCGGGTTCTGGTGTAGGTGGAGGTTCGAGCTCAAAGAAGTGGTGCGTGCCGAAAACAAACGCGAGCGAGAAACAGTTACAGGCCAACATTGACTTTGCTTGTAGCAGTGGAATAGATTGTGGGCCCATAAAGGATGGTGGGCCTTGCTTCAAGCCCAATACGGTGAGGTCACATGCCGCATATGCCATGAACGCTTACTTCCAGGCATCTGGTCGCCACGCTTTTGACTGTGATTTTGGCAACACTGGAGTTATTGCTTACATTGGCTGA